The Rhodospirillaceae bacterium nucleotide sequence GGCATCGATGCGCTGGAAACGCAGCGAGCGATCATCCGTCGAGCCTTCGATCGCGGCGTCACCCATTTTGATCTCGCCAACAATTACGGCCCCCCGCCGGGCTCGGCCGAAGAGAATTTCGGCGTCATCTATGCGCAGGATCTCAAACCCTATCGCGACGAGATTCTGGTCTCGACCAAGGCCGGCTACCTGATGTGGCCCGGGCCCTATGGCGAATGGGGTTCGCGCAAATATGTTCTGGCGAGTCTGGATCAAAGCCTGAAGCGCATGGGCCTCGACCATGTCGACATCTTCTATTCGCATCGGCTGGATCCGGAGACGCCGCTCGAGGAGACGATGCAGGCGCTGGATCACGCGGTGCGGTCCGGCAAGGCGCTTTATGTCGGCATCTCGTCTTACTCGCCGGACGCGACCCGCAAGGCGCAGGCGATCCTCAAAGATCTCGGCACGCCGTGCCTCATCCACCAACCTTCCTATTCGCTGCTCAACCGCTGGGTCGAGGATGGCCTGCTGGGTACGCTCGCAGAACTCGGGCTAGGTTGCATCGCCTTCTCGCCCTTGGCGCAGGGCTTTCTCACCAACAAATATCTCAAGGGTGTCCCGGCGGATTCGCGGGCGGCGCTCAACGGATCGTTCCAGCAGAGCTTCCTCACCGACGCCAATCTCCAGCGCATCCGTGGCTTGAACGCGATTGCCGAGAAGCGCGGGCAGAGTTTGGCGCAGATGGCGATCGCCTGGGTGCTGAAGGACCCGCGCATCACCTCCGCCCTCATCGGCGCGCGCAACGTGGCGCAGCTGGATGACTCGCTGGGCGCCCTCGACAAGCTGACCTTCAGCGAGGCTGAGCTCAAGGAAATCCATGCACTGGCGACCGATGGCGGCATCGACCTGTGGCGCAAAGGGTCCGGCGACAAGCCGCTCGTCTAGCTAGCTCAATCGCTTGATGATCGCCATGGCGGCCGCGGGGTTGGAGACCTTGTGACCACTGATCACGTAAAGAAAGACGTCGCGCTTGGTCTTGTCGGGCTTTGCCGCCAGCACATAGTCGAGATCCTTGGGCGCGCCACCTGAAGCCCATTCAGCCGCGCGTTGCGCCCAGAGGTCGAGAGCCTTCTTGGCATAGCCGAACTTTTCGCCCTCCTTGGTGCCCATGATGCGGGCATAGACGAAGGGTGCTGTAAGGTCGGCGATCTGCGGAAACTCCCCGTCCGCTGCAATGATCACGGCGACACCATATTGCCGCGCCAAGGCGATGAAATCCGGATCTTTGAAACTGTCATGGCGGACCTCGACGGCGTGCCGCAGCGCCAGGCCATCATGGGATTTCGGCAGCAGTTTCAGGAAATTCTCGAAATCTGCCGGATCGAACTTCTTGGTCGCCATGAACTGCCAGTTGATGGGACCGAGCTTGTCTTTCAGTTCGGTAATCCCACTGCTCAAAAAGCGCTCGATCGAGGAGCCAGCTTCGGCCAGCACGCGGCGGTTGGTGGCAAATCGCGGGCCTTTGAGCGCGAAGACGAAATCGTCCGGCGTTTCGGCATGCCATTTGGCGAAGCTCTCCGGCTTCTGCGAACCGTAATAGGTACCGTTGATCTCGATTGAGGTGAGCGCGCGGCTGGCATGTTCCAGTTCCCGCTTCTGCGCGAGACCCTCTGGATAAAAGGGGCCGCGCCAGGGCTCGAAAGTCCAGCCGCCAACGCCGATCCGAATGCCGGTCCTGGGTTGTTTCGCCACGTCCGAACGCTCCCGCTGTTGGTCAAAAAGATAGGTAGTTGAGGACTTTATCAATCGAATTGTTCCATCCTAGCGGCTGGGATACATTTGTCACGATCGGAACGAGATGCCGGCCACGGCACAGGCGTCGAGACGGAGGAAATGCACCGGTGGTTCCCGCACACGAGCCATGGCTCGTCGCACTCTCATTGTTGGTGGCGTTCCAGGGCAGCTATGTCGGGTTGCATCTGGCGCGGCAGATTCGCGGCGCGCGCAATGGTACTCAGCGGGCGCTGATCACCGGATCGGCGCTGACCCTGGCGCTCGGGATCTGGACCATGCATTTCGTCGGTATGCTGGCGGTGCAATTACCCGTGGCGATCGATTTCCTGGTGCTGCCCACGCTCCTTTCCTTCCTCATCTGCGTGCTGGTGGTGGGTTTTGCCGTGTTCGCCGTCGGCACGGGCGCCCCAAACCGCCTGCGCGCGGGCCTTGCCGCAATCTTCATGGGCGGAGGAATCTTCAGCATGCACTATCTTGGCATGTATGCGCTCCATGCCAGCACCCACATGACCCATGATCCATTCTACGTCATTGCCAGTATCGTGATCGGCGTCGGCGCCTCGGGCATCGCGCTGTGGTTCGGTTTCGGCCTTGGCGTCAATCGATCGATCCTCATCCCTTCCTGCATCATGGCGCTTGCCATCTCGGCGATGCATTACACGGCCATGGCGGGAATGGAATTGCATCTCCACGGCGGCGTGGTCGACATGCCGGCGCTGTCGCCAGGGCTCCTCGCCATCGTTGTCTCCGTGGTAGCCTTTGTGGTTTCGGGCCTGTTCCTGCTGACCCTGGTCCCGGTGCAAAACCGGATTGAGGCAGAAACGGCGGTGGAGGCACCGCCGATGGCGCAGTTGCTTACGGTGCCCGCACCGATCCCAGCGAAGGATCACGGGTCGGGCCATGTTGCGTCGCAGCACGCAACGCAGCGCAGCCTGCCGGTGGAAAAGGACGGGCGGCGGCTGCAACTCGACATCGCCCGGCTGGTCGCCGTGCAGGCACAGGCCCATTACACCAGCCTGTTCGATGGCGAGACGATCTGGTTCTGCCCGCTGCCGATCTCGGAAGTCGAGGCTGCCCTCGATCCGATGGTGTTCGCGCGGGTCCATCGCAGCCATATCGTCAATCTCGATCGGGTTGCTTCGGTCAGACGTGCCGCCGATTCGGATGTCGTCGCCATGGCCGCCAAGATTCCCTACCAGGCACCGGTCAGCCGATCACGCCGCTCCTGGCTGAAGCAACAGCTCGATGCAAGGGCAAGCGCCGCCTGACCTGCTGGCTGACACTGCCGCAGATACGGCAGATCGCTTGACGCAATTCGTACAGAGAGACCGCCATTCGTGCACGGAAACCACCTTCCGTGCAGCTTGCGTTGTTGCTGCAGCGCAACCGTTTCTATCGTCGGAACAACGAAAAGAGTTGCTACCCAACCGGCAGCCAGTTCCACGGAGGAAACAAATTGATCCCGGGACCCTTTACCTACCACCGCCCGTCCAGCGTTGCTGAGGCGCTCGCGGTGCTCGCGGCCCATGGCGATGAGGCACGACCCCTCGCCGGCGGCCATTCCCTCATCCCCATGATGAAACTGCGCATGGCGACACCGGAACATCTGGTGGACCTTGGCGCCATCAAGGAGCTTGCCGGCATCCGTGCCGACGGAGCGGAGATCGTCATCGGCGCCACCACCACCCAGGCCGAACTGATCAAGTCCGAGCTGCTGGCCGCGAAGGCGCCGATCATCCGGGAGACCGCGATGCAGATCGCCGATCCGCAGATCCGCTCCAAGGGGACGCTGGGCGGCAATGTCGCCAATGGCGATCCCGGCAACGACATGCCGGCGGTGATGCAATGCCTGGATGCCCGCTATGTGCTCCAAAGCAAGGGGGGCGAGCGCATCGTGGCGGCCCGCGACTTCTACCAGGGGGCCTATTTCACGGCCCTGCAGGAGGGCGAGATCCTGGTCGCGGTGCGCATCCCCACGCCGGCGGCGGGCCATGGCTCGGCCTATGAGAAGCTGAAGCGCAAGATCGGCGACTATGCGACCGCGGCCGCCGCCGTGATCCTGACGGTGAGCGGCGGCAAGGTTGCGAGTGCGGCCATCACCCTCACCAATGTGGGCTCGACGCCTCTCTTCGCGGAAGAGGCCGGGAAGCTGGTGATCGGCACCAATTGCGATGCCGCCACGGCGAAGAAAGCCGCCGAGGCCGCGATGGCGATCACCGACCCGGCCACTGACGGCCGCGGGACCGCCGCCTATCGCCGCGCGATGGCCGGTGTGATGACCGCCCGCGCCCTTGCCAAAGCCTTCGCCCGCGCCAAGACCGGAGCTTAAGACCATGACAGATACAATCGAACAGGTGGCGGTAGCCGTCACCGTCAACGGCAAGCGCGTGAAGCGCTTCGTCGACCCGCGAACCCTCCTCATCCATTTCCTGCGCGAGGAAATGAACCTCACCGGCTCGCATATCGGCTGCGAAACCAGCCATTGCGGCGCCTGCACGGTTGAAATGGACGGATTGTCCGTGAAGTCCTGCACAGTCTTCGCCGTCCAGGCCAATGACACCGAGGTCAACACGGTCGAAGGCATGGCCAATGCCGACGGCACGCTCCATGCACTGCAGGAAGGCTTCCGGCAGATGCATGGGCTGCAATGCGGCTTCTGCACACCGGGCATGCTGATGCGCGCCAAGGTCCTTCTGGCGGAAAACCCGGATCCATCCGAGGACGAGATCCGCTTTGGCATCGCGGGGAATTTGTGCCGCTGCACCGGCTATCAGAACATCGTCAAAGCCATCCAATACGCCGCCGACAAGTTGAACGGCCGCGCTCAGAAGGAGGCCGCGGAATGAACGACATGACTCCGGCACAACGCGAAGCCCGCCTCGAAGGCGTCGGCTGCAAACGGAAGCGCGTCGAGGATGTGCGCTTCACCCAGGGCAAGGGCAATTATGTCGACGACATCAAGATGCCCGACATGCTGCATGGCGATTTCGTGCGCTCGCAGTACGGCCATGCGAAGATCAAGAGCATCGATACCAGCCGCGCCAAGGCACTGCCCGGCGTCATCGCGGTCCTCACTGCCGAGGATCTGAAGCCCTTGGGCCTGCATTGGATGCCGACATTAGCCGGCGACGTGCAGGCGGTGCTGGCCGACGGCCGCGTCTCCTTCCAGAACCAGGAAATCGCCTTCGTCATCGCGACCGACCGCTATATCACGGATGATGCCATCCAGCTGGTCGATGTGGAATATGAAGAGCTGCCGGTCGTCGTCGATCCGTTCAAGGCGATGCTGCCGGATGCACCGGTCCTGCGGCCCGATCTCGAAGGGAAGATGACCGGCGCCCATGGCCCCCGCAAGCATCACAACCACATCTTCGAATGGGTGATCGGCGATAAGGAAGCGACCGATGTCGCGTTCTCGAAGGCCGATGTGACGATCAAGGAATTGATCTCGTACCACCGCACGCATCCCTCGCCGCTCGAAACCTGCCAGTGCCTGGCCAGTTTCGACAAGATCAAGGGAGAGCTCACCGTCTATGGCACCTTCCAGGCGCCGCATGTGATCCGCACCGTGGCCTCGCTGCTCTCCAAGATTCCGGAGCACAAGATCCACGTCATCGCCCCCGATATCGGCGGTGGCTTCGGCAACAAGGTCGGTGCCTATGCCGGCTATATCTGCTCGATCGTCGCCTCCATCGTTACCGGCCTACCGGTGAAATGGGTCGAGGACCGGATGGAAAATCTCTCCACCACCTCCTTCGCGCGCGACTATCACATGACGACCGAGATAGCCGCGACCAAGGACGGCAAGGTCACGGGATTGCGCGTGCATGTGCTGGCCGATCATGGCGCGTTCGATTCCTGCGCCGATCCCTCCAAATGGCCGGCGGGATTCATGAACATCGTGACCGGATCCTATGATTTTCCGGTGGCGCATCTCTCCGTCGACGGGGTCTATACCAACAAGGCGCCGGGCGGTGTCGCCTATCGCTGTTCGTTCCGCGTGACCGAAGCCGCCTATTGCATCGAGCGGGGGATGGACATCCTGGCGCAGAAGCTCGGCATGGATCCGGCCGATCTCAGGATGAAAAACTTCATCCGCCGCGAGCAATTCCCCTACCAATCAGCCTTGGGCTGGGAATATGACAGCGGCGATTATCATGTCGCCATGCAGAAGGCGATGGATGCCATCGGCTACAAGGCCCTGCGTGCCGAGCAGAAGGCCAAGCAGGAAGCCTTCAAGCGCGGCGAGACCCGCGAGATCATGGGCCTCGGCGTCAGCTTCTTTACCGAGATTGTCGGTGCCGGCCCGTCCAAGAATTGCGACATTCTCGGCATCGCCATGTTCGATTCGGCCGAGATCCGCATCCATCCCACCGGCTCGATCATCGCCCGCATGGGATCGAAGAGCCAGGGCCAGGGCCATGAGACGACCTGGGCGCAGATCATCGCCACCGAGCTGGGCATTCCGTCCGACGACATCATGATCGAGGAAGGCAATACCGATACGGCGCCCTATGGTCTGGGGACCTATGGCTCGCGCTCGACGCCGGTTGCTGGTGCTGCCATCGCCATGGCGGCGCGCAAGATCAAGAACAAGGCGCAGATGATCGCCGCACACCTGCTGGAGGTGTCGGAATACGATCTCGAATGGGATATCGACGGCTTCCGGGTGAAGGGCAATCCCAGCCGCGCCAAGACGATGAAGGAAATCGCTTGGGCCGCCTATAACTCGCCGCCGCCGGGTCTCGAGCCGGGGTTGGAAGCGGTGAATTACTATGATCCGCCCAACATGACCTATCCCTTCGGCGCCTATTTCTGCGTCATGGATATCGATGTCGATACCGGTGTCGCCAAGACACGGCGCTTCTATGCGCTCGATGATTGCGGCACGCGGATCAATCCCATGATCATCGAAGGCCAGGTGCATGGCGGCTTGACCGAAGCCTTCGCCATCGCCATGGGCCAGGAGATCAAGTACGACGAGATGGGCAATGTCGTGGGAGCGTCCTTCATGGACTTCTTCATCCCCACCGCCGTCGAGACGCCGAAATGGGAAACCGATTTCACCGTGACCCCCTCGCCGCATCATCCGATCGGGGCCAAGGGTGTCGGCGAAAGCCCGAATGTGGGTGGCGTCCCGGCCTTCTCCAACGCCGTCAACGATGCGTTCCAGTTCCTGGGGTCGACCCATATCCAGATGCCGCATGATGCCTGGCGGATCTGGGAGACAGGCCAGAAACTCGGTGCCTGAAGCGCCGGCAATGGATCGTCAACTGATGGAGCAAAGACAGGACATCGCGGATCGCCTGGCCGCCATCGGCTATATTGCCGATGGCGAGCTGGCGACAGCACTTGTCCTCATGGAGATGCTGCAGCGGCCGCTGCTGGTCGAGGGTGCGGCAGGTGTCGGCAAGACCGAGATCGCCAAGGCATTGGCCGCCCTGCACGGCACGGAACTCATCCGCCTGCAATGCTATGAAGGGCTCGACCGCAGCGACGCTCTCTATGAATGGAATTATCAGCGCCAGCTCCTCGCCATCAAGGCGCGCGAAGGGCAGGATGCCGCCGCCACCGAGGCGCATGTCTTCTCGGAAGACTATCTGATGGAGCGACCGTTGCTGGCAGCGATCCGTCGACCCATCGCCCCGGTGCTGCTCATTGACGAGATCGATCGTGCCGATGAGGAGTTCGAGGCCTTCCTGTTGGAAGTGCTGTCCGATTTCCAGGTATCGATCCCGGAATTGGGCACGATCCAGGCAATGACCATTCCGCGCGTGGTACTGACGTCGCACGACACCCGCGAGCTGTCCGACGCGCTGCGGCGGCGCTGCCTCTATCACGCGCTGGATTTTCCCGATGTGGATCGCGAGGCGCGCATCCTGCTCACCCGCCTGCCTGGCATCGACACAACGCTCGCCTTGCAGATCGCGCGCCTGATGGAGCAGATCCGCCGCCAGGAATTGAGCAAGGTGCCAGGGATTGCCGAGACGCTGGTTTGGGCCGCGGCTTTGGTCGGACTCAAGGTCACGAGGCTCGAAGAAGACCGCGCCGCTGTCTATGAGACACTGAGCTGCGTATTGAAGACCCGTGAGGACCGCGCGCGCATCAGCCGCGAAGTGGCGGACCGCCTCATCGGCAAGGTAGCTTGAGGTGAACCTGGAACGCGCAGACGATTTGGGTCCGGCCGTGCGCCAACGGCTGGCCGGCTTTGTGCGCACGCTGCGCGACAATGGATTCAAGGTGGGACTGGCGGAAAGCAGCGATGCGCTGCGCGTGCTCTCCACAAGCGGCATAGATCGCGCCGTTCAAGCGCGCCCGGCCCTGAAGGCATTGCTCTGCGGGCGCCGGTCGGATTGGGACGGTTTCGACACCCTGTTCGACGCCTATTGGAGCGGCCGCAATGTGAAGCTGCGCATTCCCATGTCAGGCAATGCAGCACTCGCCAGCCAGCGCACCATCAAGACCTTGTCCGAGCAGACATCGCACGCTGGCGAGACGGCACTCGCCAGCGATGTCGAGCGACGCGAAGCGGATGGCGCGGGCGAAGCCGCACCGGCCGGCAAGCGCGAAGGGGCCAGCAGCTTTGAGACGTTGACGCGCACGGATTTCCGCAAGATCGCCGACCCGGATGCCATCGCAGCCGCGCACAAATTGGCCGAACGCCTGTCGCACAAGATGCGGACACACCTCACGCGGCGTGAACGCATCGCCAGACGCGGGCGACACATCGATCTTCGCCGCACCATTCACGCCAGCCTCGGCACTGGTGGAACACCGATGCGTCTCGTCCTGCGCAGGCCGCGGCACAAGCCGCTGCGACTCGTCATCCTGCTTGATGCCTCCGGCTCCATGAGCCTCTATACCGGCGTATTCATCCGCTTCGTCCATGGCGTCCTCGATCATTTCCGCGAGGCAGAGGCGTTCCTGTTCCACACGCGACTGGTGCATGTCTCCGATGCGCTCCGCGAAAAGGACACGGTACGCGCGCTCGACCGATTGGGCCTGATGGCGGAGGGCGTGGGGGGCGGGACGCGCGTTGGCGAAGCGATGGCGACGTTCAATCGCTGGCACGCCGCCCGGGTCGTTCATTCGCGGACCTGTGTCATGATCTTCTCTGACGGATATGACACGAGTCCGCCGGAACTTCTCGGCGCCGAGATGGCGCATTTGCGGCGGCGCTGCCGACGTATCGTCTGGCTCAACCCATTGATTGGCTGGGAAGGCTACGAACCATCCGCGCGCGGCATGGCGGCGGCGCTGCCGCATATCGACCTATTCGCGCCGGCGCACAATCTTGAGAGCCTGGCGGCCCTCGAACCCTATCTTGCGCGTTTGTGACGGAGATCAACATGCCGACACATCCCGAAATTCTCGATCTCGTCGCGAGCCTCAAAGCGAGGGGGGAGTCCTTCGTCCTGGCAACCGTGGTGCGGACCGTGTCGGTGACTGCCGCCAAGGCCGGGGCCAAGGCGGTGATCCGCGCCGACGGCGCCATCTCCGATGGCTGGATCGGCGGGGGATGTGCGCGCGCCGCCGTGCTGAAGGCCGCCAAGGAGGCGCTGGCCGACGGCCAGCCGCGCCTTGTCTCGATCCAGCCCAGGGATCTGCTCGCGGAACAGGGTTTGCGCCCGGGCGAGGAGCGCGACGGGATCCGCTTCGCCCGCAATGCCTGCCCCAGCCAGGGAACCATGGATGTGTTTGTGGAACCGATGCTGCCTCGCCCCAATCTCATTGTCATGGGTGCCAGCCCCGTCGCCGTTGCCATGGCGGACCTCGCACCTCGTTTCGGCTATCAGCTGACCATCTGCGCCGGCCGCGAGGACCAGCATCTGTTCGCCGAAGCCGATGCGCGCGTCGAAGGCTTCGAGCTACCGCCCAGCAACGAGAAGCAAGGCTTCATCGTTGTCTCGACCCAGGGCCGCGACGATGAAGCGGCGCTGAAAGCCGCCGTGCTCAGCCGGGCGGACCATATCAGTTTCGTCGGCAGCCGGCGCAAGCTTGCCGCGATAACCGAAGGTCTCATTGCGGAAGGTGTCGACGCGGCCTTGTTCTCCCGCGTAAAAGGGCCTGCTGGACTTGATATCGGCGCCATCACGGCAGACGAAATTGCTCTCTCCATTCTTGCCGAAATCATCGCGTGGCGCCGCCGGGGCGAGCGCGCTTCCATCACGACGTAAGGACGATCGACATGCAGATGACCGACAGCCAGCGCATTCCCGCATCCCGCGACAAGGTTTGGGCAGCTCTCAACGATCCCGTTATCCTGCAGCGCTGCATTCCCGGCTGCGACAGTCTCGAAATGACCTCGCCCACCGAGATGAGTGCCAAGGTGACGTTGAAGGTGGGCCCGGTGAAGGCAAGTTTCGGCGGCAAGGTGACCCTGTCGGAAATAGATGCTCCCAACGGCTATCGTATCACCGGCGAAGGGTCGGGCGGTGTTGCCGGTTTTGCCAAGGGCGGCGCCCTCATCAGCCTCAAGGAGGATGGACCAGACGCGACCATCCTCACCTATGAAGCCGATGCGCAGATCGGCGGCAAGCTCGCCCAATTGGGCAGTCGTCTCATCGATTCCACGGCGCGGAAACTGGCTGGCGATTTCTTTACGAGCTTTGCCGCGGCTCTCGGCCCGGTAGCTGCCGAGACGGTGCCTGCCGAAGCCGCGCCCGTGGCGGATGGCGAAGCGGTGGAACCGGAAGCCAAGAAGGGCTGGTTCAAGAACCTGTTCGGCAAATCGGATGTGGTGGTGCCGGTGCTGGCTTTGTTGGCCCTGAGCCTGGGGGCGGTCCATTTCTGCTGCCTTGGTCCAGCCCATGCGGAGATGGACTTCCCGATCTGCAGCGCAGCACAGGCGAGTTGATGGAATAGACCGCAGTTCGACAGCGACGGCGGCAGTAAATGTCTTGTTAACCAAGAAATGCCGCGCGCACCATCTTTGGTCGAATATAACCCGGGTATCAGCAGGGCCTTGCGAAATGGCTGCATCATCGCCATATCTAAGGGATCGAGTTTCGGCCGAATACCTTGGCTATGCGGTACCATCCCGCGCCTGACGAGCGACTTCCTCCCCAGACCTCGATGCGCTTCATCGGCCACCTGCTCGTGTCCGGATTGTCATGCAGATGAGAGGGATGCCGTCGCGATGCCAGGTCTTCTGAAATTGCCGTTGAAGGATCGCTGACATGTCTCAGGACAGCAGCGCCGTGGATGGCTCCAACCGCATCAATTATCCGTCGGCCGTGCCCTTTGTGCTGGTGCATCTCGCCTGCTTCGCGGCGATCTGGACCGGTATTACTTGGCAAGCCGTGGTACTGGGCGTGGCACTCTACTGGCTGCGCATGTTCGGCGTCGTCGCCGGCTATCATCGCTACTTCTC carries:
- a CDS encoding carbon-monoxide dehydrogenase large subunit → MNDMTPAQREARLEGVGCKRKRVEDVRFTQGKGNYVDDIKMPDMLHGDFVRSQYGHAKIKSIDTSRAKALPGVIAVLTAEDLKPLGLHWMPTLAGDVQAVLADGRVSFQNQEIAFVIATDRYITDDAIQLVDVEYEELPVVVDPFKAMLPDAPVLRPDLEGKMTGAHGPRKHHNHIFEWVIGDKEATDVAFSKADVTIKELISYHRTHPSPLETCQCLASFDKIKGELTVYGTFQAPHVIRTVASLLSKIPEHKIHVIAPDIGGGFGNKVGAYAGYICSIVASIVTGLPVKWVEDRMENLSTTSFARDYHMTTEIAATKDGKVTGLRVHVLADHGAFDSCADPSKWPAGFMNIVTGSYDFPVAHLSVDGVYTNKAPGGVAYRCSFRVTEAAYCIERGMDILAQKLGMDPADLRMKNFIRREQFPYQSALGWEYDSGDYHVAMQKAMDAIGYKALRAEQKAKQEAFKRGETREIMGLGVSFFTEIVGAGPSKNCDILGIAMFDSAEIRIHPTGSIIARMGSKSQGQGHETTWAQIIATELGIPSDDIMIEEGNTDTAPYGLGTYGSRSTPVAGAAIAMAARKIKNKAQMIAAHLLEVSEYDLEWDIDGFRVKGNPSRAKTMKEIAWAAYNSPPPGLEPGLEAVNYYDPPNMTYPFGAYFCVMDIDVDTGVAKTRRFYALDDCGTRINPMIIEGQVHGGLTEAFAIAMGQEIKYDEMGNVVGASFMDFFIPTAVETPKWETDFTVTPSPHHPIGAKGVGESPNVGGVPAFSNAVNDAFQFLGSTHIQMPHDAWRIWETGQKLGA
- the mgrA gene encoding L-glyceraldehyde 3-phosphate reductase; amino-acid sequence: MPYLAAENRYESLPYRRSGRSGLKLPAISLGLWQNFGGIDALETQRAIIRRAFDRGVTHFDLANNYGPPPGSAEENFGVIYAQDLKPYRDEILVSTKAGYLMWPGPYGEWGSRKYVLASLDQSLKRMGLDHVDIFYSHRLDPETPLEETMQALDHAVRSGKALYVGISSYSPDATRKAQAILKDLGTPCLIHQPSYSLLNRWVEDGLLGTLAELGLGCIAFSPLAQGFLTNKYLKGVPADSRAALNGSFQQSFLTDANLQRIRGLNAIAEKRGQSLAQMAIAWVLKDPRITSALIGARNVAQLDDSLGALDKLTFSEAELKEIHALATDGGIDLWRKGSGDKPLV
- a CDS encoding MoxR family ATPase, with protein sequence MEQRQDIADRLAAIGYIADGELATALVLMEMLQRPLLVEGAAGVGKTEIAKALAALHGTELIRLQCYEGLDRSDALYEWNYQRQLLAIKAREGQDAAATEAHVFSEDYLMERPLLAAIRRPIAPVLLIDEIDRADEEFEAFLLEVLSDFQVSIPELGTIQAMTIPRVVLTSHDTRELSDALRRRCLYHALDFPDVDREARILLTRLPGIDTTLALQIARLMEQIRRQELSKVPGIAETLVWAAALVGLKVTRLEEDRAAVYETLSCVLKTREDRARISREVADRLIGKVA
- a CDS encoding xanthine dehydrogenase family protein subunit M — translated: MIPGPFTYHRPSSVAEALAVLAAHGDEARPLAGGHSLIPMMKLRMATPEHLVDLGAIKELAGIRADGAEIVIGATTTQAELIKSELLAAKAPIIRETAMQIADPQIRSKGTLGGNVANGDPGNDMPAVMQCLDARYVLQSKGGERIVAARDFYQGAYFTALQEGEILVAVRIPTPAAGHGSAYEKLKRKIGDYATAAAAVILTVSGGKVASAAITLTNVGSTPLFAEEAGKLVIGTNCDAATAKKAAEAAMAITDPATDGRGTAAYRRAMAGVMTARALAKAFARAKTGA
- a CDS encoding (2Fe-2S)-binding protein, whose protein sequence is MTDTIEQVAVAVTVNGKRVKRFVDPRTLLIHFLREEMNLTGSHIGCETSHCGACTVEMDGLSVKSCTVFAVQANDTEVNTVEGMANADGTLHALQEGFRQMHGLQCGFCTPGMLMRAKVLLAENPDPSEDEIRFGIAGNLCRCTGYQNIVKAIQYAADKLNGRAQKEAAE
- a CDS encoding carbon monoxide dehydrogenase subunit G, with product MQMTDSQRIPASRDKVWAALNDPVILQRCIPGCDSLEMTSPTEMSAKVTLKVGPVKASFGGKVTLSEIDAPNGYRITGEGSGGVAGFAKGGALISLKEDGPDATILTYEADAQIGGKLAQLGSRLIDSTARKLAGDFFTSFAAALGPVAAETVPAEAAPVADGEAVEPEAKKGWFKNLFGKSDVVVPVLALLALSLGAVHFCCLGPAHAEMDFPICSAAQAS
- a CDS encoding LytTR family transcriptional regulator DNA-binding domain-containing protein, which encodes MVPAHEPWLVALSLLVAFQGSYVGLHLARQIRGARNGTQRALITGSALTLALGIWTMHFVGMLAVQLPVAIDFLVLPTLLSFLICVLVVGFAVFAVGTGAPNRLRAGLAAIFMGGGIFSMHYLGMYALHASTHMTHDPFYVIASIVIGVGASGIALWFGFGLGVNRSILIPSCIMALAISAMHYTAMAGMELHLHGGVVDMPALSPGLLAIVVSVVAFVVSGLFLLTLVPVQNRIEAETAVEAPPMAQLLTVPAPIPAKDHGSGHVASQHATQRSLPVEKDGRRLQLDIARLVAVQAQAHYTSLFDGETIWFCPLPISEVEAALDPMVFARVHRSHIVNLDRVASVRRAADSDVVAMAAKIPYQAPVSRSRRSWLKQQLDARASAA
- a CDS encoding DUF72 domain-containing protein, with protein sequence MAKQPRTGIRIGVGGWTFEPWRGPFYPEGLAQKRELEHASRALTSIEINGTYYGSQKPESFAKWHAETPDDFVFALKGPRFATNRRVLAEAGSSIERFLSSGITELKDKLGPINWQFMATKKFDPADFENFLKLLPKSHDGLALRHAVEVRHDSFKDPDFIALARQYGVAVIIAADGEFPQIADLTAPFVYARIMGTKEGEKFGYAKKALDLWAQRAAEWASGGAPKDLDYVLAAKPDKTKRDVFLYVISGHKVSNPAAAMAIIKRLS
- a CDS encoding VWA domain-containing protein — translated: MRDNGFKVGLAESSDALRVLSTSGIDRAVQARPALKALLCGRRSDWDGFDTLFDAYWSGRNVKLRIPMSGNAALASQRTIKTLSEQTSHAGETALASDVERREADGAGEAAPAGKREGASSFETLTRTDFRKIADPDAIAAAHKLAERLSHKMRTHLTRRERIARRGRHIDLRRTIHASLGTGGTPMRLVLRRPRHKPLRLVILLDASGSMSLYTGVFIRFVHGVLDHFREAEAFLFHTRLVHVSDALREKDTVRALDRLGLMAEGVGGGTRVGEAMATFNRWHAARVVHSRTCVMIFSDGYDTSPPELLGAEMAHLRRRCRRIVWLNPLIGWEGYEPSARGMAAALPHIDLFAPAHNLESLAALEPYLARL
- a CDS encoding XdhC family protein; its protein translation is MPTHPEILDLVASLKARGESFVLATVVRTVSVTAAKAGAKAVIRADGAISDGWIGGGCARAAVLKAAKEALADGQPRLVSIQPRDLLAEQGLRPGEERDGIRFARNACPSQGTMDVFVEPMLPRPNLIVMGASPVAVAMADLAPRFGYQLTICAGREDQHLFAEADARVEGFELPPSNEKQGFIVVSTQGRDDEAALKAAVLSRADHISFVGSRRKLAAITEGLIAEGVDAALFSRVKGPAGLDIGAITADEIALSILAEIIAWRRRGERASITT